Within the Drosophila miranda strain MSH22 chromosome Y unlocalized genomic scaffold, D.miranda_PacBio2.1 Contig_Y2_pilon, whole genome shotgun sequence genome, the region GTCAGGAGAACGACAGCGAAGGCAACACCATGGTGGATAGCGGCGGTACTGCCTCCCCATGTGCCTGTCCTGATCTTCACCTGGAAGCGAATCGCTTGGAGACATTCAAGGACTGGCCAGTGAGTGAAAAAATAGACTCGACCCTCTAGAAATGCATAAATCTCACTCTTTTTCCCCCTAGAATCCTAACGTTACGCCTCAGGCTCTGGCCAAGGCTGGTTTTTACTATCTAAATCGTTTGGATCATGTCAAGTGCGTATGGTGTAATGGCATTATAGCCAAGTGGGAGAAAAACGATAACGCCTTCGACGAGCACCGACGCTTCTTCCCCAACTGTCCGCGTGTCCAAATGGGACCGCTTATCGAATTTGCCGCTGGAAAGAATCTAGAAGAGCTGGGAATTCAGCCCACAACCCAGCCAAAACTTCCAAACTTCGCCTGCGTGGACTCGCGACTGCGCACGTTCACCGACTGGCCCATTGGGAACATTCAGCCTCCCGAGCCACTGGCCCAGGCAGGTCTCTTTTATCAGAAGATCGCTGATCAGGTTCGCTGCTTCCACTGCAACATTGGTCTGCGCTCCTGGCAGAAGGAGGACGAGCCCTGGCACGAGCACGCCAAATGGTCGCCCAAATGTCAGTTTGTGCTGCTGGCCAAGGGACCAACCTTTGTGCGTGAGGTGGGTGAGGCTATGGCGGCTTCGTCTGGATCCCAGATAGCAACGGCTCCAGCTGGAGAGCTGAATGCCCTAATGGACGAGAGCCCGGCCAAAGAAGCCCTCGCCCTGGGCATAGACGGAGGAGTGGTGAGAAACACTATTCAACGCAAGCTTTCCAGTTCAGGCTCTGCTTTCGAAACACTGGATGAACTGCTGCATGCCATCTTCGACGAGGCGGGCTGTGAAACAGCCCTCGAGGTGCGGGAGCCAACAGAGCCGACTGCACCGCCCCTTGATTGCTGTCAGGCAACCACCAGCAAAGCGGCAGTATCCTCCGATTCCATGCAGAACAAGGCAGAGCCGGCTGTCGTCCCCGAGGCGACCATCTCGGATCAGATACAGAGAATGTCTGTGGCACCGCCAAATGGCAACATTTCATTAGAGGAGGAGAACCGTCAGCTGAAGGACGCCCGTCTGTGTAAAGTGTGTTTGGACGAGGAGGTTGGGGTGGTGTGGTGGTGAGGTGGCAAACCCTCTCTCACTGCAGCGACGTGCAATCAGTGCGCCCCCAGCGTGGCCCACTGTCCCTTGTGACGCGCCGACATCAAGGGATTTGTGCGCACATTTCTATCGTAAATCAGCCGCTGGCGAATATCAATAcaaagtacatatatattagATAATTACTAAGGGTATTCCTTCCGTGTGTTTGGCAATAAC harbors:
- the LOC117193610 gene encoding death-associated inhibitor of apoptosis 2-like: MAVSAEDLVTNGFFATGNWLEAECNWCHVRIDRWEYGDQVAERHRRCSPICSMVLAPSHCGNITLSQENDSEGNTMVDSGGTASPCACPDLHLEANRLETFKDWPNPNVTPQALAKAGFYYLNRLDHVKCVWCNGIIAKWEKNDNAFDEHRRFFPNCPRVQMGPLIEFAAGKNLEELGIQPTTQPKLPNFACVDSRLRTFTDWPIGNIQPPEPLAQAGLFYQKIADQVRCFHCNIGLRSWQKEDEPWHEHAKWSPKCQFVLLAKGPTFVREVGEAMAASSGSQIATAPAGELNALMDESPAKEALALGIDGGVVRNTIQRKLSSSGSAFETLDELLHAIFDEAGCETALEVREPTEPTAPPLDCCQATTSKAAVSSDSMQNKAEPAVVPEATISDQIQRMSVAPPNGNISLEEENRQLKDARLCKVCLDEEVGVVWW